A genomic segment from Aegilops tauschii subsp. strangulata cultivar AL8/78 chromosome 1, Aet v6.0, whole genome shotgun sequence encodes:
- the LOC109755149 gene encoding uncharacterized protein: MAPPSSSKDKFFKKVINTYLPEVLKHPQAIEMCEGALHIQDAQGPNRTGSVEARLEAVEQDIFKFQGMVERGLSANHSMITEFTRDHMVDGRSMKDIVFTFNKQINFLHGITS, encoded by the coding sequence ATGGCTCCaccaagctcctccaaggacaagttcttcaagaaggtCATCAACACGTACCTACCAGAGGTGTTGAAGCACCCTCAAGCCATTGAGATGTGTGAGGGGGCGCTCCACATCCAGGATGCTCAAGGGCCCAACAGGACGGGAAGCGTGGAGGCCAGGCTCGAGGCGGTGGAACAGGACATCTTCAAGTTCCaagggatggtggagcgtggactcagTGCCAATCACTCCATGATCACAGAATTCACCCGTGATCACATGGTGGATGGCCGGTctatgaaggacatcgtcttcaccttcAATAAGCAAATCAATTTTCTGCACGGGATCACCTCATAG